Proteins co-encoded in one Oncorhynchus kisutch isolate 150728-3 linkage group LG1, Okis_V2, whole genome shotgun sequence genomic window:
- the LOC109891456 gene encoding helicase with zinc finger domain 2, with the protein MPGKGTNRSKLAELLVAYNFKVVCSACSVKENEITYSLKAVEHQCSRELLLAKGKGTSKWRPVSCRPKFTNPSQYNVCWYFVEGSGCSKHRNRCTFARSLEEATMWNFLKHQKIDHSTLIRLITQSERIAVQQQNPAEKILTEFSGEFQELCQDCFCGTPTKITGKRWNNTCSADTAHVWSPVLVHHLAENQGKEVYNQIRPLPSVFPFQYLNYFMQGMPCWHGPSQWQLLHSKVELAVWRAEARGEWSRQELLQLSQERQWQRQQSAQDVVPAPKLQAAIYCKACFIALSSQESFFKHCASLGHSQMISGDTTTEWKHRPPPHSHKAEFWFCNRPDTCEYGTNCVKAHSVEELEEWLMRAEEDKVMRRNIKAQGLMSYREHLLEEYRQSSNEVQIISEQVDDVSVTFDGDLMECVETDAELKWNFQIKTERLLAHVALLKQEPGASFSLDENSPEPCTYSTGEQLCNSDMTYDITVSFKSNNPGLYEQWLVFDFDMRPVLLQKLKVKVRQQPSPNLEEPPEDFGRPSQNLEHWHRGNRVIVPCMDKTEVQEELLKEYKPPQISLQYKPLDDSNTAMNHQNYKKKMHSFLYTEEQAEDQVVSRLNVRGTITLSVTLDDPQFGMKMAPLGELFCAVSVPYTLTPDSPEGWVLRRSVQSALIAPVSSDNKSHKVYEAIILRDATSENKMHLQLSKRCCSDLKLQRNETYEMEVQFHLNRLKFCEMHKAIDFLPDTERVLPDFRNCIVPVNEIKFPKVNAKQHAAIDFIVGDSDGRSVAPLLIYGPFGTGKTFTLATAAKELVRQPHTRVLICTLTNSSADLYIKDHFHPYVNSGHPEMKPLRIKANKQGVLVSSTDEITQNYCLLSKDGQFFLPPTKSALDHHRIVITTTAMARHFNDLKLSDGYFTHILIDEASQMLECEALMPLGLAGPVTRVVLAGDHMQMGPKLFSTDDDQHSNHSLLNRLFHFYQGCESSTALKSRIFFHENYRNTKEIVEFVSTHFYVGKSDAIKAVGNVPAHPNSHPLRFHHVRGESHLDTASMSWFNLDEVECVVEIVQNLLRDWPIAWGNHDQSSICVLSQQCQVSMIRKELQKRFLGRVTVENISNVQGKQFRAIVMTAVQTRDSLHPPDSYCVEFFNDARMLNTAMTRAQSQVVVVGDAAALCYFGKCSRIWRSYIHHCISKGSAEPKHLTNDFIDGDIKEISRFQRTEYLDESSTQSVMFDTENNIDAILQELQEEQNRAHYTLLERKRLYDSAKVERDALLQLLREQPNVYKRGELVMEKHNAGYIIPFDNPTNHIIIKGRGNLGKSFCGDEVVAEVVPCEGIPQGKVLGTIKAAESRRVFACTLDVEDYQKPNMKTEYQFLRKIMVPLNTNTTKICTLVSKKSHNLIPIWKHNDEEWEIVRYQQLDEEIKRNHVFMVEVFCWKTKTENKGNYAYPLGKVIDILSIGSSLEEGLRILDAEFNVQPLPPSHVLAEPCTWKDTQNSNRKDLRKFITFTVDQNKSLDLDDAISVIDMESHYEVGVHIADVASFVNLGGSLDDAAQKHGATFYSPREEPVYMFPKPVSIYHLSLLPGIDRKVVSLMVKVDKATHKITEKKFQLSQIKSDRKLSYDEAEDIISKRSGEEAKFDTLEDCVSVAYHFAKVQRKARLGKDWSYRRLDDHQKPGKRRSSQMIEELSVLFNHSVSEFLINANETMFCTPLRCQVSPDPEMLEDLKERYKDIIPLSLHLRHNLDHDIQLDQEAMESKSFYVLTSIWNEILSAAKKEEVDIDTMIDLIGTDDIYPQLLPVIYEFRKCLDEAYVIRSNSSWEKVGHYSLKLESYTQASSPIRRYMDIILQRLLHSVLSGTPVQYSPQEIDILCQKTEDSYKKANEYEKKAAMISFAINMKKQNSLKLAFVVGVAAGDSFKLSFPFDRHSFPECLPVRYRDLQPKDQPLYDSNENQMTLTWRRRVYSIDTAKIHQELKKVQNSAACIKLPQKTWQAIVNAMGHEKWNIARSLILDATTKQTENVKSLSKHAKVDLLEAGNDSRRTAHGQAEKIEMEHYVDLTLHLKPGDTLQVQMKSEGKKGYWTPTVQLVCIKPIFEVCVDHAHSPITCFSKRADCPSKSEYSNAREYVKIWRPLCEMESADNAVDESDSIIIEDLKLNLRQGKNRLKGSFELPLKYIKEWAIECNLSKCFLCIRKRGLKLTSIPDQSEEVVDPKNYIWVAHGVTTNFEESKNKQNQARKVHFYINHLPMDTIPECVYQRKTTYTVEIIPKLLTDVRKEMAVNNIVSANELVQKIALGQHVPKGASQSVVPPRYQLMREKAPEGLPELNKSQIDAVEKALNNNFTIIQGPPGTGKTVLGVYIVYWFLVMNSKNPRIFENPKDKDKKEVILCCGPSNKSVDVVAECLVKFGDKLKPLRVYSRQLEMAEYPYPGSVLQLSPRSLRHERSKAELRNITLHHRIREEQNPHSTEIKEFDHRIKLAIESKGEELTAEEVEDYKSILNKARVHELQRHDVILCTCTAASSPNLTKTVSARQILIDECAMATEPQALIPLVSNKPEMIVLLGDHKQLRPIVKNELLRKLGMSKSLFERYFECQSQTVMLDTQYRMHEDICKFPSEEYYGGKLKTEVNHSSSVLQADSQQKHIVFGNIIGEEVSLVVSTEKGTENSKANRAERDVVIRLAKALVTESQIKQQNIAILSPYNAQVSEFKKELHEHKMDEITVTTITKSQGCEWRYVILSTVRSLLSKEIEIEPDRAWRSKHVGFVGDPNQINVGITRAKEGLCIIGNQELLSRSGAWRQLLKHYRARNFVTEADKISVRKASC; encoded by the exons ATGCCAGGCAAAGGGACAAATAGGTCCAAACTGGCTGAGCTCTTAGTGGCATACAACTTTAAAGTTGTGTGTTCTGCATGCTCTGTCAAAGAGAACGAAATCACATACAGCCTAAAAGCAGTCGAACACCAATGCAGCAGAGAACTTCTATTGGCTAAAGGCAAAGGTACTAGCAAATGGAGGCCTGTTTCCTGCCGCCCTAAATTTACAAACCCCAGCCAGTATAATGTGTGTTGGTACTTTGTGGAGGGGTCTGGGTGTTCAAAGCACAGGAACCGCTGCACCTTCGCAAGGAGCCTTGAGGAGGCTACCATGTGGAACTTTTTAAAGCACCAGAAGATAGATCACAGCACGTTAATTAGACTGATAACTCAGTCAGAGAGAATCGCTGTCCAACAGCAAAACCCAGCCGAAAAAATTCTCACTGAGTTCTCAGGGGAATTTCAAGAGCTCTGTCAAGACTGCTTCTGTGGCACTCCAACAAAAATTACAGGTAAACGGTGGAACAACACTTGCTCAGCGGATACAGCCCAtgtctggagcccagtcttggTTCATCACCTGGCAGAAAATCAGGGGAAGGAAGTCTACAATCAGATCAGGCCTCTTCCTTCAGTCTTCCCTTTCCAGTACCTCAACTATTTCATGCAAGGTATGCCCTGTTGGCACGGCCCCAGCCAGTGGCAATTATTGCACAGCAAGGTGGAATTGGCTGTATGGCGAGCAGAGGCACGTGGGGAGTGGAGTCGCCAGGAACTCTTGCAGCTCTCCCAGGAAAGGCAATGGCAGAGGCAACAGTCGGCTCAAGACGTAGTGCCCGCCCCTAAACTGCAGGCGGCGATCTACTGCAAGGCTTGCTTCATAGCCCTCTCTTCGCAGGAGAGCTTTTTTAAACATTGTGCCTCCTTGGGGCACTCCCAGATGATTTCTGGGGACACAACCACGGAGTGGAAACATCGTCCCCCACCTCACAGCCACAAAGCAGAGTTTTGGTTTTGCAACAG GCCTGACACATGTGAATATGGCACCAACTGCGTGAAAGCTCACTCTGTGGAGGAGCTTGAAGAGTGGCTAATGCGAGCCGAAGAGGACAAAGTGATGAGGCGCAACATAAAGGCTCAAGGCCTCATGTCCTACAGGGAACATCTCTTAGAGGAGTACAGACAGAGCAGCAATGAAGTGCAAATT ATTTCAGAACAAGTTGATGATGTGAGTGTCACTTTTGATGGGGATTTGATGGAGTGTGTGGAGACTGATGCCGAATTAAAATGGAACTTCCAGATCAAAACAGAG AGACTACTTGCACATGTAGCATTACTGAAACAGGAACCTGGAGCCTCTTTCTCCCTGGATGAAAACAGTCCTGAGCCCTGCACTTACTCCACTGGTGAACAGTTATGTAACTCAGACATGACCTATGACATCACTGTGTCCTTCAAATCCAACAACCCGGGTCTTTATGAACAGTGGTTGGTGTTTGACTTCGACATGAGGCCAGTCCTCCTACAGAAACTCAAAGTTAAAGTCAGACAGCAGCCATCCCCTAACCTCGAGGAGCCGCCTGAGGATTTTGGGCGCCCATCCCAGAATCTGGAACACTGGCATCGGGGGAACAGGGTCATCGTCCCATGCATGGACAAGACAGAAGTACAGGAAGAGCTTCTGAAGGAGTACAAGCCCCCTCAGATTAGCTTGCAGTATAAACCACTTGATGACAGCAACACGGCCATGAATCACCAGAACTACAAAAAGAAAATGCACAGCTTCCTGTACACAGAGGAGCAGGCAGAAGATCAGGTAGTTTCAAG ACTCAATGTTCGAGGGACCATCACCTTGTCTGTGACCCTAGACGACCCTCAGTTCGGAATGAAGATGGCTCCTCTAGGGGAACTATTCTGTGCCGTCTCAGTCCCTTATACTCTAACCCCAGACAGCCCAGAGGGTTGGGTGCTTAGGCGAAGCGTCCAGTCAGCTCTCATAGCACCAGTATCTTCAGATAATAAAAGTCATAAGGTCTACGAAGCCATCATCCTCCGAGACGCCACAAGTGAGAATAAAATGCACTTGCAGCTGTCTAAAAGATGCTGCTCTGATCTGAAGCTCCAAAGAAATGAAACATATGAAATGGAGGTCCAGTTCCACCTGAATCGTCTGAAGTTCTGTGAGATGCACAAAGCCATAGATTTCCttccagacacagagagagtgttgCCAGACTTCAGGAACTGCATTGTCCCTGTTAATGAAATTAAATTTCCCAAAGTCAATGCAAAGCAGCATGCAGCCATTGATTTCATCGTAGGGGACTCAGATGGAAGAAGTGTGGCACCACTCCTCATTTATGGACCGTTTGGAACTGGGAAAACCTTCACGCTTGCTACGGCAGCCAAAGAGCTGGTACGGCAGCCACACACCAGAGTACTGATCTGCACCCTCACCAACAG CTCTGCAGATTTGTATATCAAAGACCATTTCCATCCATACGTCAACTCTGGACACCCTGAGATGAAGCCACTGAGAATAAAAGCAAATAAACAAGGGGTTCTAGTAAGTTCTACGGATGAGATCACACAGAACTACTGCCTTCTATCCAAAGACGGTCAGTTTTTTCTACCTCCTACCAAATCTGCTTTGGATCACCACAGAATAGTCATAACAACTACTGCAATGGCAAGACACTTCAATGACCTAAAGCTTTCCGATGGCTACTTCACCCACATACTGATTGACGAAGCCTCCCAGATGCTCGAATGTGAAGCCCTAATGCCCCTTGGTCTGGCAGGGCCAGTAACTCGGGTGGTTCTAGCTGGAGATCACATGCAGATGGGACCAAAACTATTTTCAACGGACGATGACCAACACTCCAATCACTCTTTGCTGAACCGCCTGTTCCACTTCTATCAAGGCTGTGAAAGTAGTACAGCTTTGAAAAGCAGAATATTTTTTCACGAGAACTATCGCAACACAAAAGAGATAGTAGAATTTGTGTCCACTCACTTCTACGTTGGCAAGTCGGATGCCATCAAGGCTGTTGGTAATGTTCCAGCTCACCCGAACAGCCACCCTTTGAGGTTTCACCATGTCAGAGGAGAATCCCACTTGGACACCGCATCCATGTCATGGTTTAATCTTGACGAGGTTGAATGCGTGGTTGAAATAGTGCAAAATCTGCTCAGAGATTGGCCAATTGCATGGGGGAATCATGATCAAAGCTCAATCTGTGTTCTCTCTCAACAATGCCAG GTTTCAATGATCAGAAAAGAGCTTCAGAAAAGATTCCTTGGCCGAGTGACTGTGGAGAATATATCCAATGTTCAAG GCAAACAGTTCAGAGCAATAGTAATGACTGCCGTTCAAACCCGTGACAGCCTTCACCCTCCTGACTCATATTGTGTGGAGTTTTTCAACGATGCTCGCATGCTGAACACAGCCATGACTAGGGCTCAATCCCAGGTTGTTGTGGTTGGAGATGCTGCTGCTCTTTGCTACTTTGGGAAGTGCTCAAGAATCTGGAGAAGCTACATTCACCATTGTATTAGCAAGGGAAGTGCTGAACCGAAACACCTTACCAATGACTTCATTGATGGCGATATCAAGGAAATCTCAAGATTCCAAAGGACAGAATACCTGGATGAGAGCAGCACTCAGTCAGTTATGTTCGATACAGAGAACAACATTGATGCTATTCTCCAAGAACTACAAGAGGAGCAAAACAgggcacactacacactactggAACGAAAGAGACTATACGATAGTGCCAAAGTTGAAAGAGATGCCTTGTTGCAGTTGTTGAGAGAGCAGCCCAATGTGTACAAGCGAGGTGAATTGGTCATGGAGAAACATAATGCAGGTTATATCATTCCATTTGACAACCCAACTAACCACATTATCATCAAAGGTAGAGGTAACCTCGGCAAGTCCTTCTGTGGTGATGAAGTGGTGGCCGAAGTAGTTCCTTGTGAGGGTATTCCACAAGGAAAAGTGTTAGGCACCATCAAGGCAGCTGAATCCCGTCGTGTGTTTGCTTGTACCCTTGATGTTGAAGATTACCAGAAACCCAATATGAAGACTGAATATCAATTCCTCAGAAAAATTATGGTACCACTCAACACAAACACCACCAAAATATGTACCTTGGTCAGCAAGAAGAGCCACAATTTAATTCCAATTTGGAAGCACAATGATGAAGAATGGGAGATTGTCAGATATCAACAACTTGATGAAGAAATCAAACGCAATCATGTATTTATGGTGGAAGTGTTTTGCTGGAAAACGAAAACAGAAAACAAAGGAAACTATGCCTATCCGTTAGGGAAGGTGATAGACATTCTTTCCATAGGATCATCTTTGGAGGAGGGCTTAAGGATTTTGGATGCAGAATTTAATGTTCAACCGTTGCCTCCCAGCCATGTTTTAGCTGAACCATGTACCTGGAAAGACACCCAAAATAGTAACAGAAAGGACCTCCGAAAGTTTATTACTTTCACTGTTGACCAAAATAAATCCCTAGACTTGGATGATGCAATCAGTGTCATTGACATGGAAAGCCATTATGAGGTTGGAGTCCACATAGCAGATGTGGCAAGTTTCGTGAATCTTGGCGGTTCGTTGGATGATGCTGCACAAAAACATGGTGCAACATTTTACAGCCCTAGAGAAGAACCTGTTTACATGTTCCCAAAACCAGTTAGCATCTACCACTTGAGTCTCCTGCCTGGTATAGATCGAAAGGTAGTTTCGTTAATGGTAAAAGTGGACAAGGCAACACACAAAATCACTGAAAAGAAATTCCAGCTTTCGCAAATCAAGTCCGATAGAAAGTTGTCTTATGACGAGGCAGAGGACATCATCAGTAAGCGGTCAGGAGAAGAGGCCAAGTTTGATACTTTAGAAGACTGTGTTTCTGTGGCATATCATTTTGCCAAAGTCCAAAGGAAGGCCAGGCTTGGCAAGGATTGGAGCTATAGACGATTGGACGATCACCAGAAGCCAGGGAAGAGGAGATCCAGTCAGATGATTGAGGAGCTTAGTGTACTGTTCAACCATTCTGTGTCTGAATTTTTGATCAATGCAAATGAAACCATGTTCTGCACTCCACTCCGATGTCAAGTAAGCCCTGACCCTGAAATGTTAGAAGACTTGAAAGAGCGATACAAAGACATCATACCACTGTCCTTACACCTGAGGCACAACCTTGACCATGACATTCAACTTGACCAGGAGGCCATGGAGAGCAAAAGCTTCTACGTGCTAACATCAATATGGAATGAGATCCTGTCAGCTGCCAAGAAAGAGGAAGTTGACATTGACACAATGATTGATCTGATTGGTACAGATGACATCTACCCCCAGCTCCTTCCAGTGATATATGAGTTTAGGAAGTGTCTTGACGAAGCCTACGTCAtccgttccaattcatcctggGAAAAGGTTGGGCACTATTCCTTAAAACTTGAGTCATATACACAAGCATCCTCGCCCATACGTCGCTACATGGATATTATCCTGCAAAGGCTTTTGCATTCAGTCCTAAGCGGCACTCCGGTCCAATATTCTCCACAAGAGATTGACATTCTGTGTCAGAAGACTGAAGACAGCTACAAGAAGGCCAATGAGTATGAAAAGAAGGCTGCGATGATATCTTTCGCCATCAACATgaagaaacaaaattctctgaaGCTAGCATTTGTTGTTGGTGTAGCAGCAGGAGACAGTTTCAAGCTGTCATTTCCGTTCGACAGGCACTCTTTTCCAGAGTGTTTGCCTGTTAGGTACAGAGATTTGCAACCGAAGGATCAACCACTGTACGATTCAAATGAGAACCAAATGACTCTGACATGGAGAAGACGAGTGTACTCAATTGACACTGCCAAAATTCACCAAGAGCTAAAAAAGGTGCAAAATTCAGCTGCCTGCATCAAGCTCCCACAAAAGACTTGGCAAGCCATTGTTAATGCAATGGGCCATGAAAAATGGAACATAGCAAGGTCTCTCATACTAGATGCCACAACAAAGCAAACAGAAAATGTAAAGAGTCTCTCAAAACATGCCAAGGTGGATTTGCTTGAAGCTGGGAATGACTCCCGTAGAACTGCACATGGACAAGCTGAAAAAATTGAAATGGAGCACTATGTTGATCTTACCCTACATTTGAAGCCGGGAGACACACTTCAAGTCCAAATGAAATCTGAAGGAAAAAAAGGTTATTGGACACCCACTGTTCAGTTGGTGTGCATCAAACcaatatttgaggtgtgtgtAGACCATGCCCACAGTCCTATCACATGCTTTTCCAAACGTGCAGACTGTCCATCCAAGAGTGAATATAGCAACGCAAGAGAGTATGTGAAGATCTGGCGACCACTTTGTGAGATGGAGTCTGCAGACAATGCTGTGGATGAAAGTGACAGCATAATAATTGAGGACCTGAAGCTGAACTTGAGGCAAGGGAAAAACAGACTGAAAGGAAGTTTCGAACTTCCACTCAAATACATTAAAGAATGGGCCATTGAATGCAACCTTAGCAAGTGCTTTCTGTGCATCCGAAAAAGGGGATTGAAACTGACTTCAATCCCTGACCAATCAGAGGAAGTAGTCGACCCTAAAAATTACATATGGGTGGCACATGGTGTTACAAccaactttgaagaatcaaaaaacaaacaaaatcaaGCCAGAAAAGTGCACTTCTACATCAACCACTTGCCAATGGATACCATTCCAGAGTGTGTCTACCAGAGAAAGACAACATACACGGTTGAGATAATCCCAAAGCTTCTGACAGACGT ACGTAAAGAAATGGCTGTGAACAACATTGTGTCTGCAAATGAGCTTGTTCAGAAAATAGCCCTAGGACAACACGTTCCAAAGGGAG CTTCGCAATCTGTTGTACCACCACGGTACCAACTCATGAGGGAAAAGGCACCAGAGGGTCTCCCAGAGCTGAATAAGAGTCAAATTGATGCAGTGGAGAAAGCTCTGAATAACAACTTCACAATCATACAAGGGCCACCTG GGACTGGAAAGACTGTTTTAGGAGTTTACATTGTGTACTGGTTCCTTGTGATGAACTCCAAAAACCCCAGGATATTTGAAAATCCGAAGGACAAGGACAAGAAAGAAGTTATTCTCTGCTGTGGTCCTTCCAATAAGTCTGTCGATGTGGTTGCTG AGTGCCTGGTGAAGTTTGGAGACAAGTTGAAGCCCCTCAGGGTGTACAGCCGACAACTGGAGATGGCGGAGTACCCTTACCCAGGGAGTGTCCTTCAGCTCTCTCCCAGGTCACTTCGCCATGAGAGGTCCAAGGCAGAACTCCG AAATATTACCTTGCATCATCGCATACGGGAAGAACAAAATCCACATTCCACGGAAATAAAAGAGTTTGACCACAGAATAAAGTTAGCAATAGAATCAAAGGGAGAGGAGTTGACAGCAGAAGAAGTTGAGGA CTACAAAAGTATTCTGAATAAAGCTCGTGTGCATGAGCTGCAGAGGCACGATGTCATTCTGTGCACCTGTACAGCAGCCTCTTCTCCTAACCTCACTAAAACAGTCAGTGCACGCCAGATTCTTATTGATGAATGTGCCATGGCAACAGAACCTCAGGCCCTCATCCCATTGGTCAGCAACAAACCAGAAATG ATTGTGTTGCTCGGTGACCACAAACAGCTACGTCCCATCGTTAAGAATGAACTTCTGAGGAAGTTGGGGATGTCAAAGTCTTTATTTGAGCGTTACTTTGAGTGCCAGTCCCAGACAGTGATGCTGGATACCCAGTACAGAATG CATGAAGATATATGCAAGTTCCCATCGGAGGAATATTATGGAGGAAAACTGAAGACTGAAGTGAATCACTCAAGCAGTGTCCTTCAGGCTGACAGCCAACAGAAGCACATTGTTTTTGGGAACATCATTGGAGAGGAGGTCAGCCTGGTTGTGAGCACAGAAAAGGGAACTGAAAACTCCAAAGCGAATAGGGCGGAGAGAGATGTAGTG ATCCGGCTCGCCAAAGCACTGGTAACAGAATCCCAAATAAAACAACAGAATATTGCAATTCTATCACCCTACAACGCCCAGGTGTCTGAATTTAAGAAAGAACTTCATGAACACAAAATGGACGAAATCACTGTCACCACCATCACAAAAAGTCAAG GATGTGAATGGCGCTACGTCATTCTCTCCACTGTGCGCTCATTACTCAGCAAGGAGATCGAGATCGAGCCGGACAGGGCCTGGAGGTCTAAACATGTGGGCTTTGTTGGCGACCccaaccagatcaatgtgggcaTCACCAGGGCCAAAGAGGGACTGTGCATTATTG GTAACCAAGAGTTGTTGAGCCGCAGTGGCGCTTGGCGACAGCTCCTCAAACATTATAGAGCAAGGAACTTTGTCACAGAAGCTGACAAGATCTCTGTGCGCAAAGCATCCTGTTAG